The genomic interval TGCATATTTTGATTGTATAATTTGTCTGCAGTTTATTGTGAATTGAATATTTAATTGTATGCCTATCTATTTAAAACTGCTTTGTTGATTCACCGGTTCTCATTGTTAATTCACCGGTTCTCATTTTATGAATGCTGCTTTGATACAGAATATTGATctaaaattttcaaaatgttttcaatcaatatcaacaaaaaaaataaacaaaacaaatgcttCATTTTCGTGATTAATGAAAACTTTGGTGTGTAATATCAGATATCTTTTATGTAATATGTTTGAGGTAAATATGAATGGCAAAATACGTACTAATTTCAGTTTTCCACATTGAAACTGAACTTCGTTATTGACAAATTACTTCAATTAAACGTCATGATGTGTTGTATATTTTTCCTGGTGTAcgcaaatatttatcaataaatctACACATTTCGGTCAGCTTAATATTCAATCGTTAATATAAGTGCGTTGGTAATTATtcttaagtttcaagtttcaatcagggaccagtgtgtttttttttattcacacAGATTGTCAAGAAAACTTTACTATTCCTGTATAAaatgcaccccccccccctttattCAACTCCTTTGCATTTTGGGTTTTTGGACAGTGAATACTCAATACGATTGATAGCGTTCATACTGGAAGTaattttattagtcccctactggtgaaaccggagggaacTTATGTGGATTgagctctgtgtgtctgtcagtctgtcacacttttttgaatCATGCAtgtctttaaaagttcttcatactttttcatgaaacttgaaatatggacagatggcaatatggagattatgcacgtcatttcattgtgttcctacgtcaagaattctggtttctatggcaacaaatagactagaaatattgctgaaaatggtggagttttatcgttaggggacttttattgcttggcaatgcTCTTGTTGTTACTGATGTTATCATAAAAAAACTTGTATGCACATAAGCTATATGAAATAAACTACATATACCAAAAACTTCAACTGTTAAAGGCCTGGACATTTGTGTGTTGTATCCCAGTATTGTAAATTTAGTAATCAGcacgtctgtctgtccgttcttAATTATCaggtttttagctcaactattatatatgaaatatatatagtggagctatcctactcaccccggcgtcggcgttagcgtctgcgtgcaaatgttaaagttttcgttctacctcaaatattttctttgtcccttgacatattgctttcatattttgcatacttgttaaccaacatgaccccaacctataaacaagagcagacaactctatcaagcattttgtcataattatggccccttttccacttagaatatgcagcaaatgttaaagttttcgtactagaccatttattttcattgtcccttgacatattgcttttatattttgcatacttgtttaccagcaTCACCCcatcctataaacaagagcagacaactctatcatgcattttgtcataattattgccccttttatacttagaatatgcatattgttgataaatctatgttaaagtttgcgtactaccccaaatatttcctatattctttgacatattacttttatatgttgcatacttgtttaccaacatgaccccaacctataaacaagagcagaccactgtatcaagcattttgacataattatggccccttttacacttagataattgaacattttgcttaaattgccataacttctttatttatgatcacattttattattactttgacaaaacaacacttacctgaataccacaatggattccacccaaataataccccacgcccctaccagaatcccttcatccccccaacctcacccccccccccccaatttttttttttttaaatatcatgtaataaattaccacaccccacattatacccccctttcacccccccccaccccccacccccccccaatttttttgttaaacatcatcttataaattatcacaccccacattatacccccctaacccccacccccacccccccaccccaatttttttttttaaacataatctaataaattaccacaccccacattatacccccctctcaccccccccccccccccaaaaaaaaaaatatttttgtttccgtctaattaattattgaatatgaacaatttccccatgatggcttacgttatactgtcaagcactcgaatagtcgagcgcgctgtcctctgacagctcttgttcttttattgcttcaaaaaCCGTTTAACTCGCAACTTCATAAAGTGCAGTTCAGTGAAAACTTTCATGTTTTCTCACCAAAAGTCGTAACATCCAGAAGGTTTGGTATTTGTGATGTTACGTCGAAtcgtggtcctctaccaagtttgttctaAATAATTTTACTGGAGTAAATATGTGACCTACCAGGTGTTGTGaacttaaatattataataacttcCAAAACCATTTTTAACCAGAGAGCACATAACTTTGAAATGTGGTACTGTGATAATGCTTGAATAAGCGGTATACAAACTTGTATTTCGTTATTTCAGTATGAACCTCTATAACAaggatttataaaaaaatattttcagggTAGTTGCGTTGTAATGCAGTCTGAGACTTAAGTAAAAGAAGACGTCACCACGCGAGTTTCTTCATATATAATTATAGAGGAATATGACGAGTTTATTTGCATCTCAGTTCCATTTATCCGGAACTTCCTGTTTGAAATGGAATGCTGAATAATAATACTAAgctacataaaaaaatatttaccctatacttaaattatagataatatgttGCAACGTTGATGTTTTCTAATGGCAATTTACTCAACAAATATTATTATCTTGCGTTTTCATAAAAACTCGTGagtcttttacaatgtaaatcaGAGGATTTGTGCAGAAGCTATCCAAATCTTCTCCCGATTGACGTTAATGCAGCGTTTGTTGTACATCCTCTCGCAATGTCGTTGAGATCGCTGTGCATTCCTCAGCAGAAAGTCGGGGATTGGCTTTCCTTCCACCATCCACGCATAGACCGTGGAGTCTTTTGGAACGTCTTGCAACAGTATTCGCGTTATGAGTTCAGCGACGTGTTCGTCGTCAGCCAAGACGTTACGAACACCAAACGTTGTATCGGTTTTCCTATGTATACCGCCGTAACCGACAATTCGTTCTCCTTGAAACGCGACCATTACCGTGACGTCATCCAGCGAGTACCATGCCCTTAAAACGCGTGCTCTGTCGAAGTTGACATACACCTGTTTGTCGTATTCTAGCAGTTCCGGCCACATGTCTTCTTCCAGAGGTCTCATGTCAATGTCTGGCGGTATTTGTACTTCTATAGTTTCTGGTATCACAAACAAGTACAAAATCACCCTTGTAGTGCTGTAAACGAAACCCTGCTTTCTGTAGAATTCCACCATCGCTTTTGCCCCGTCCAATGCGATGTTTTTCTCTCCACATCTCGTCATCATAGCCTGCCAGATTTGTTTCCCGATGCCTTTCTTACGCAGATCTTGGCGCACAATAAAGTGTGCGACATAAACGGTATCTGCGTCGTGATGATACACGCCGCCAAAACCTGTGGCATAGAAAATGTGCAATGACCGCAATTCACGCCTAGTCAATGacttttaaaatacatttgcatacatatgtGGTGTGGTGCGGAGGAGATACAGTGTACCGGTTAACTGAATACGAATTATCTATTTATTTGCAACAACAGTACATGTTCATGTACGTGTTTGTTGTAGCTGTGGGTTTTTCATAAGCGTATTTCAAATTATTCCATGACACAAATCATGCGTTATCATAGCATTGACACATCTTTAAAGCTAGTAAATACGAACATTTCATCAACGTCCAACAAAACGTTCCGCAAGAAATAACTATCCGACTGGTTTACAGACATATGTCACAAAAACATACACACTACATGTTTAATGCATCTAAACATAGAttcgacatacatgtatataaaacatgtaccCTCTACCGTTAAACGTAATTTTACGTACCATTTTTGTAACAATCTTCAATTCTTAACATGGACtattttttgtacaaatattaaaacattgtCTGCAAAACATTCTCTAGTGATGTGCTTAACATCTGCTATATTTACTGGTAGTACAATCAAGGTCACAGtacgtggcgtaatggatatggcgatcgtgaggtcacgggtttgatctcaattgtgggagcgttctttagatctcccccaaggACAACAATtactggttctacacaggaaacggactcgagagcgtttcaataagagaCCAGCTTTCggtgcaatcgagcttaaataactGGTTTAAACTAATTCAGTTCACGTACCTAATATTTCGCCGACTGAGTCCACTGCCACCAGCAGGTTATTTGGATCGATGGCCATGTAGGCATTGTAGTCGTACCTCGACACGTCCCCGCTCTGCCTGGTCCACATTTCCAGCATGACCCGCTCCTCCCCGGGACGATGGGCCCGAATACTGATATCACCGGGTCGGAAACACTCGACGTTGTTGCCTGACATTCGGATTTCCTCTGGATTATTGTGCTGTAAATATGAATCTACCGCTAATTGCGCAAACATGTATGTTCATATGAAACCAAGCGAATTGGTTTTCGTGCATTCACTTATTACACggatttaatgtttaatttgattaatgtggttggtaaatgtttgaaaataaagtaCTAAAATCAGGCAATGTGTATTTAAGAGTATAGCAGAATTCATCTGACCCAAATGAACTACACTTGAACACAATGTTATCTTTAGTTTCACGGATAAAGATAGCATGTGTCCCGTTTTACTAAAACGTCGTACTGAATTGATATCGTGGATCTATATGTGCTTAATGCGAATGGTGTAAACTAAAGCAGATAGTCCTATGTTCTACATTCAATTAAAACTGACCTTTTTAAACGAATGTTATTACTATAAGTCATTACCGTAGAGCCATAACAAGTTTTTGTTATATCATGACAAGACATCGAACGGCTAAGCTCTGAACTATTGCTTTACCTACATGTATACATAGTAAAAGATTAAcacatagaccactcggccatccgtgctcaaacaatgagtgatgtatttaacacttaataaaagcaatcctcttattgtcataaaatataacgacaacaacagaactctccaaattattcaatcgtttcgcgttgcaacgcgttataattgtcaggattttaaatcgccataaattgcatataatggataatttagagcatgttaaatgttcagtattgcagtttcctcacaaatatcataactgcaacgaaaatctgcaaatttgaaacattttttaaatttagtttttttaccaattcgtgaaaaggtccctttaaagtttaAGCCAATCAATGAATCAGGTGATTGTTATTGTTCACAATctggattttccgcgcatgcgcactgccTGATTAACAGTAATCATAATCCTCCGGAATATGGTGTACCATTtgtgtcgaaagtcaacaagacctactaggtaaaagagaaatacttcgacgtacaatatgtacgtcgaagtacaaaaattgtacttcgacgtacaaataataaatacacttcgaagtatatatttgtacgtcgaagtacaatttgtacttcgacgtacatatttgttcttcgacgtacaaattttctaaccagccaatcaaaacactcgccTCTTGAGCCGCTTTTTTTCAGATTTactcataataaatgtttaaaatctcttttttgtagacaaatgaaacaaaaatcaaaattgaaaacaaaaaacaaagaagtttcaagtatttaatgcattgaaatagattatataccaaaatgaagaagattcaaggttacctttttaaaattaaaattatcaagcatattgtgagtatttattgaccatgcggagcggagtatcacggtccagcgcattactgtgtaggaaattccaaACGGTAATGCTAAGTTTACACCTGACCACGATCTCCCCGATTAGCCAGAGGCTAAAAAATCGGGGAGCTCTACGATTAAATGGTATActccacgttctgttacgcttccttattacgaaatcagcacgttttgttgctacgatcgagcccacgatttgcatcacgttctgttacgctttgtTGCGATCAACACGATTGGCTTCCACGCTTCACCACGTTCCGTTACGTCCTGTTAAGATCTCCCACGACAAAGCCGCTTTGTTGCGATCTCCTGCGATTTGACCTACGATTTGAGATTAGAAAATGAATCGGGGCAATCGTggtgaaatttaagtttgatttaaaatctgtcccgatgcccacgatgtccccgattcaaCCACGTTCCGTTACGCTCCCCCACGATCACCCCGATTCGACTCCACGTTCTGTTACTTTCTCCACGATGCTctggaatcggggacatcgtggtaatcgtggccagatgtaaacctagCATAACCAAACAGTAATCGAACGATTGCGggaaaaaatatgtataatagccTCCTTGGTTTGGTCGTACATATGATATATataagtacatttctctttttacctggtaggtcttgttgactttcgacacaaatggtacgccataccgGAATCCTCCGCATTTAAACAATAGATCGTGGTTAACAGCAATGCTTACAGGTCACAATAAACTAATACAGATTCTTATGGAATTCAATGTAAAAGCCAAAACTATGACCGAAATATAAATGCATCTTTTTGTACATAGATACATCATCCATACCTAACATTGCATTCTAAGCTGAATATATTTAAGCAGAAAAAATATGTATCATGTGGTTTGAAAGAAAGTAATTGACACGAAACAACAGCGACTTCATTTTGGTCGTTGACTTGTGGAATGAAACCCGGATCAGgacattttttactttaatatctTTCTTTTGCCACTGCCATGCAACTTACCACACTCTTTCTTAATAATAATAGTCAAATAATTCAAAAGGTTAGGTCAGGATCATacattgaggtcaaagatcacaaatttgatgaattattcataattTAGACATGGCAtgactatgcatcaagggattctcaATAACTTTCTACAATTTTTCTCATTTATTGTGAAGTGTTTTAAACGACTTAATCACAATTTAGCGATTACTCATCGTCGGACAccccggtctattcattacgttactctcAACCAGCAGCAGTCGGTATCCGACGATGGCGATAACTTCACCATGCATCAATTGGATTATGTTAttactttgtacatgtacatttgttttcATTGATCTCGCAGTGTGTAACAGACAATGCTCAAGTCTTTAAAGTGATCGGACAAGGTCAAAAGCTTAGGTCAAATGTTACAAATTTTGCTTAAATACGTCCTatggttttattattttacaataaaacacagGATTTGCACCCGAACAAAATTTATTTCGCGTGGAAGATATCAATTCAAAGACTTGAACATAAACTCAGTTATGAAAACGATATATCCTATTGGTGTTTTGGGGTTTTGTACCTTCCCACTGATTTGCTCTTATTCTGTTCATTCTTGTCATACGATTATCACAACGTACGATGGCTGTAGTGAGTCTAAGCTTTTATTTATATGAGCTAGTAAATGCTAGACCAGGGTGACTTCAAAGTTTTAAGAACACATTTGCGCGTATGTCAAGTCACAGATTAAATATCCCTGGTAAAAAAGAGAACAAGTGATAAAGGTTCTTATCTCAACGGTCACAAATACAAAACTCTGGAAAGCCATTGGCTTCTCCTGCACCCTGCACTACCAACAAAGATCGTTACTGGACAGACCAGTCGCCATGATTTTGCTAATGCACGTGGCATTTACCATCGGCTTGGCGCAAGCGAGGTGGGGATTTCATCCATAGGCGGAGGAATATTGTTTACGCGTTGTCCTTCCGTGCGTAAggaacacttttgtgtccggagacaTATCTTGGAATGACTTAGGGCGATTGTATTGAAACTTTGTAAGAGTGTATATATGGACAAGGGTATGGTGCACGTCAAATGTCGTCCCAATCCAATTGAAAATAACGAGTTTTGGCCCTTTTCTTCTCGAAAATAACAAAATACGCACACTTGTGTGTCGGTAGCATCACCTTACTTTATATGAGTGTAATATGCGGATAAGAGGATAATGTTCGTTAAATTGCGAAGCAAATCATTTGTCAATAAAGAGTTAAGGCCTGTCTTGACCTGAAAATACCCTTTTTATAAAGGCTTGTTTTTCAGTCTTGAGCTGTTTCTTCAATACTATATTAGCCACAGTCATGAAACTTGCTACAATGCTTTAAATGATAATGATTAATGAATACGATACTACACGCATTTAAACTGTACTATCAGCTGCAAACCCCTTACAGATGCAAATGAGTAAAACATAGTAAAGAAAATGCTAAGCCCTTCTTTTCTAGATTTTCTTGTAGTTCTGctataatacataaatacaatttgTTTGGAAGGGGGTATTCATTAAAcgaattt from Dreissena polymorpha isolate Duluth1 chromosome 1, UMN_Dpol_1.0, whole genome shotgun sequence carries:
- the LOC127835132 gene encoding uncharacterized protein LOC127835132 isoform X2, encoding MSGNNVECFRPGDISIRAHRPGEERVMLEMWTRQSGDVSRYDYNAYMAIDPNNLLVAVDSVGEILGFGGVYHHDADTVYVAHFIVRQDLRKKGIGKQIWQAMMTRCGEKNIALDGAKAMVEFYRKQGFVYSTTRVILYLFVIPETIEVQIPPDIDMRPLEEDMWPELLEYDKQVYVNFDRARVLRAWYSLDDVTVMVAFQGERIVGYGGIHRKTDTTFGVRNVLADDEHVAELITRILLQDVPKDSTVYAWMVEGKPIPDFLLRNAQRSQRHCERMYNKRCINVNREKIWIASAQIL
- the LOC127835132 gene encoding uncharacterized protein LOC127835132 isoform X3, with the translated sequence MLRIEDCYKNGFGGVYHHDADTVYVAHFIVRQDLRKKGIGKQIWQAMMTRCGEKNIALDGAKAMVEFYRKQGFVYSTTRVILYLFVIPETIEVQIPPDIDMRPLEEDMWPELLEYDKQVYVNFDRARVLRAWYSLDDVTVMVAFQGERIVGYGGIHRKTDTTFGVRNVLADDEHVAELITRILLQDVPKDSTVYAWMVEGKPIPDFLLRNAQRSQRHCERMYNKRCINVNREKIWIASAQIL
- the LOC127835132 gene encoding uncharacterized protein LOC127835132 isoform X1, whose amino-acid sequence is MFAQLAVDSYLQHNNPEEIRMSGNNVECFRPGDISIRAHRPGEERVMLEMWTRQSGDVSRYDYNAYMAIDPNNLLVAVDSVGEILGFGGVYHHDADTVYVAHFIVRQDLRKKGIGKQIWQAMMTRCGEKNIALDGAKAMVEFYRKQGFVYSTTRVILYLFVIPETIEVQIPPDIDMRPLEEDMWPELLEYDKQVYVNFDRARVLRAWYSLDDVTVMVAFQGERIVGYGGIHRKTDTTFGVRNVLADDEHVAELITRILLQDVPKDSTVYAWMVEGKPIPDFLLRNAQRSQRHCERMYNKRCINVNREKIWIASAQIL